From Candidatus Binataceae bacterium, the proteins below share one genomic window:
- a CDS encoding SOS response-associated peptidase: protein MCGRFTLTRRDRRELAALLGVDEKDLRDYQPHYNIAPLQDHFVIRSKYERRELLPARWGLVNSWAANTSSAASCINAKAETLEKLPSFKDAFAKRRCLVPADGFYEWRGRKDNREPLWIHSANGGLLWLAGLYESWQPEPGHWQRTFTIITIRANGLIEPIHDRMPVIFNERDAEDWMNPGERDPLRLKSLLVPAPDDNLVLSPASSLVNNVKNDGPELLIPDRAIPVQRSLF from the coding sequence ATGTGCGGGCGCTTCACCTTAACCCGTCGAGACCGGCGCGAACTTGCTGCGTTGCTGGGCGTGGACGAAAAGGATCTGCGCGACTACCAGCCGCACTACAATATCGCGCCCCTGCAGGATCACTTCGTGATCCGATCCAAGTACGAAAGGCGCGAGCTCCTTCCAGCGCGGTGGGGTCTTGTGAACAGCTGGGCGGCCAATACCAGCTCGGCAGCTTCGTGCATCAACGCCAAGGCGGAAACGCTTGAGAAGCTACCATCCTTCAAGGACGCGTTTGCGAAGCGCCGCTGCCTAGTTCCTGCCGATGGTTTCTATGAATGGCGCGGGCGCAAGGACAACCGCGAACCGCTCTGGATTCACTCAGCCAATGGTGGGTTGCTCTGGTTGGCCGGACTTTACGAGTCGTGGCAGCCGGAACCGGGCCATTGGCAGCGAACCTTCACCATCATCACGATCAGAGCGAATGGGCTGATCGAACCCATTCACGATCGAATGCCCGTGATCTTCAATGAACGAGATGCCGAAGACTGGATGAATCCTGGCGAACGAGATCCTCTGCGACTGAAATCGCTACTGGTGCCGGCTCCCGACGACAACCTCGTCCTGAGTCCAGCGTCATCACTGGTGAACAACGTGAAGAATGACGGGCCGGAGCTGCTCATCCCCGATCGAGCCATCCCGGTGCAACGGAGCCTTTTTTAG
- a CDS encoding amidohydrolase family protein, with translation MVDFDIHIKSGTIVDGTRVPRYRGDVWIRNGRIAQLGGRVPGFARKTIDADGLIVAPGFVDLHTHYDAQIRWDPWCTYSGWHGVTSVVLGNCGFGFAPVKREDRERSMLTMTRNEAIPIETMRAGMNWDWETIPEYLDSLERASKGVNCIQYLPTASLMVYVMGLEAAKSRPATEAERAEMRQLFDQGMDAGLGGFSIQRLGPNSPQPDFDGTPMVTDTMCDEDILNLARVLRERDEGIIQITQVINPKEDLAFQERLAEEARRPVLYNVIAADTKNPRIHRRSMEWIERCRARGLEMFGQTFTMRSGFSFSLEGWNFWDGIPAWRAVMFGPVADRIARMKDPGWRERAIRESEEHRVREVYKANGGALHTLIVQWVNDRPELEKYVGRSIGDIAREETKQPVEVMIDLSIAGALKTEFRGPVPCSNSEHMAELITGSPYTIPGVSDGGAHMKYFLGGAYTTDFLQWLVRDEQRLTLEEAHYRLSALPAHAAGFRDRGTLREGGWADVVVYDLNQLGVEGELAGEIVHDLPGGEWRRVQRARGYRAIIVNGELTFEDGKPTGATPGKLLRHGRG, from the coding sequence ATGGTAGACTTCGATATTCACATCAAGAGCGGAACGATTGTCGATGGGACACGCGTCCCTCGCTATCGAGGTGACGTATGGATCAGGAACGGCCGAATCGCCCAGCTCGGTGGACGAGTGCCTGGCTTCGCTCGCAAGACGATCGACGCTGACGGTCTCATCGTCGCCCCAGGTTTCGTGGATCTCCACACGCATTACGACGCCCAGATTCGCTGGGATCCGTGGTGCACTTATTCGGGGTGGCACGGCGTAACCTCCGTGGTGCTCGGCAATTGCGGGTTCGGTTTCGCACCGGTCAAGCGCGAGGATCGCGAGCGTTCGATGCTCACGATGACGCGCAATGAGGCGATCCCGATTGAGACGATGCGCGCGGGGATGAATTGGGATTGGGAAACCATTCCCGAATATCTCGACTCGCTGGAGCGCGCGTCCAAGGGGGTGAACTGCATTCAGTATCTGCCAACCGCCTCGCTGATGGTCTATGTGATGGGGCTCGAGGCCGCCAAATCGCGCCCGGCTACCGAGGCCGAGCGGGCAGAGATGCGGCAGCTGTTTGACCAGGGCATGGACGCGGGTCTGGGCGGCTTTTCGATCCAGCGGCTTGGGCCCAATTCGCCCCAGCCTGATTTTGACGGCACCCCGATGGTCACGGACACCATGTGCGACGAGGATATCCTCAATCTCGCGCGCGTCCTGCGCGAGCGCGACGAGGGGATCATCCAGATTACGCAAGTGATCAATCCCAAAGAGGACTTGGCCTTCCAGGAGCGCTTGGCGGAAGAGGCGCGGCGGCCGGTGTTGTACAACGTAATCGCGGCCGACACCAAGAACCCGCGAATTCATCGACGCAGCATGGAATGGATCGAGCGTTGCCGAGCGCGCGGACTTGAGATGTTCGGACAGACCTTCACGATGCGCAGCGGCTTTTCATTTTCGCTTGAGGGCTGGAATTTCTGGGACGGCATCCCGGCTTGGAGGGCGGTGATGTTCGGTCCGGTAGCCGATCGGATCGCGCGGATGAAGGATCCGGGGTGGCGCGAGCGAGCGATTCGTGAGTCCGAGGAGCATCGGGTGCGCGAGGTCTACAAGGCCAACGGCGGCGCGTTGCACACGCTCATCGTGCAGTGGGTCAACGATCGACCCGAACTCGAGAAATACGTCGGACGCAGCATCGGCGACATCGCGCGCGAAGAGACCAAGCAGCCGGTCGAAGTTATGATCGATCTTTCGATCGCGGGCGCGCTCAAGACCGAGTTTCGCGGCCCAGTGCCGTGCAGCAATTCGGAGCACATGGCGGAGCTGATTACGGGCTCGCCCTATACGATTCCCGGGGTGTCGGACGGCGGCGCGCACATGAAGTACTTCCTGGGCGGCGCCTACACGACAGATTTCCTGCAGTGGCTGGTGCGGGATGAGCAGCGGCTCACGCTCGAAGAAGCACACTATCGGCTCTCCGCACTGCCCGCGCACGCGGCGGGATTTCGCGATCGTGGAACCTTGCGCGAAGGGGGATGGGCCGATGTCGTGGTTTATGACCTCAACCAACTCGGCGTCGAGGGCGAGCTGGCGGGTGAGATTGTGCACGATTTGCCGGGAGGGGAATGGCGCAGAGTCCAGCGCGCCCGTGGCTATCGCGCGATCATCGTGAATGGCGAGCTCACATTCGAGGACGGCAAACCCACCGGCGCGACGCCAGGCAAGCTGCTGCGACACGGACGCGGCTAG